ATGCCTAAGGGACGGCAAAGATTATCATTCGATCGACAATTTATGGATCCGCCAAAACGGTATGCGGCATAAAAATCCCCTGCGGCCCTTGATCCAAAATTTGGATTCCGTACCCTATCCGGCATATGCGCGGGATGCCTTTTATTTTATCGGATCCAATAACTTATCCCGTAAAGATCCGGCGATTGTCGATCCCATTTTAGCAACAATGCCTGCCCGGGGCTGTCCTTTTTCCTGTTCTTATTGCGTCAACAGTCTGTTGCGACCGCTATACCGGGGTCTGGGCTTTTATAATCGGCGGCGGTCGGCTGCCAACGTGATTGCTGAAATGCAGGAGATTTTAACGATACCCGGAAATAAAAAAGAGCAGGTCGAATTTCATGATGAAAATTTCGGAACAGATGAATCCTGGCTGAACGATTTTGAAGCGCTCTACCCCAAACAGATCGGTCTGCCGTTCAAGGTCCAGTATAATCCCAAACTCATCAAACCGGACTTGATCGCCCGGTTAAAACGATGCGGTCTTCATCGCATCAAGTTTGGCATCGAGTCCGGGTCCGATTATATTCGAAATCAGATTTTCAAAAGGCCGGGGAAAAATACCGAAATATTGAAACTGGCGCATCAAATTTCACAATATGATGTTAAAATCAGGTATGATCTGATTATTGATAACCCTTATGATACCGAACAAACGTTAAAAGAAACCATTGGTCTCTTGCTGAAATTGCCGAAACCGTTGCGGTTTAATCTTTATTCGCTGCAGTATTTTCCGGAATATCCGTTAACCCGCCAGGCGATCCAGGACGGTCACATTAGTGAGCAGGAGGCCAGTTTGGACCATCTGAATCAGAAAATGGCACGTAATTGGGCTTTTGTCCCCCGGTTGTTGCCATTGAACAAAAAACAAATGATGAATAATATTATCTGGTTGATGGTCTGCGGCCGTGCCAAAGATGCTGCTGTGCAGCAGGCCGTATTCAGCGATGGATATAGCGCCAGGGTAAAATTAGCCCGCCTGAGCGTCAAAGCTATTTTTTGGGGTAAGATTCAGGCCCTCCAAAGAATAATGCAGAAAAAAAGTTGAAAACAAAATAAAAACCAAATAATAATAAACAGATGCTGAACCTTTCAACAGATAAAGAGGAGCCCATGATTAAATTTCGGGTTGTCGTACTGACGGTGTTCTTTATTGGTTTGGCCGGTATGGCCCAAGCGGATGCGCCCAACCAGATCGGCGGTTTCGTGCTGGATCAGGATATTAAAAAATTTGAAGACCGGGTAATAATGGATACAGCCCTGCCGGTGCGTTATGCGGAAAATTTTGAAGAGGTCGAGATCAAGTTTACCCAGGGATTTAAGAGCGGGCTAATTACTTTTGGCAGCTGTGAGCGACCGGGTCATATCGTCAGGATCAAATTAAAATACGCGGATTCCAGCAAAAAATTCTACAACAAATTGCTCAAACGATTTAAACAGCGATTCGGTGAACCCGATGAGTACCGGGGAGATCCTTTTAAAATTGTGGATGCCTGGAAATGGTCTTTTGCGAATCAGCAAAACCAGAGCATCAGCCTGATCCTGCAGCACAACACAAAGGATGAAGCGGAAAAAAAGGGCAATGCGGTCAAGCTCACCAATAGCACCCTGATTGAAGAAGATCTTCTGTGTTATAAGCGCAAGCAACTCGACTACCGGGAAAGACTGCGACAGCGCGAGTGGAAGGCTGTCAAACCGCAAGATAGCGGTTGGGAGCTTTTTATACCGCGTTAGTGGAGGGGCATTGCAGAATCGATGGAAAGAGATCGCCTGGTACGGCATGCGCTTTAAAATCCCCGCCGACTGGCAGCTCAGCCAGATCGGGATCCGCTACTTGTCCATCGAAGATGAATTCGGACCGGTAATGGAAATGAAATGGGCACCGGTTAAAGGCCAATTTTCCCATTCGACCCACCTCAAACGATTAACCGCTCTGCAAAACAGACAGCTCAGAAAAGCGGTCAAGCCCGAGCCGCTCTCCTCTGAATGGGCCCAAGCCCTGTCCGATTTTAAAGCCAGCGAATTCTCCTGGCATTCCCGTTCAACTCGAGGCCGGGGCGTGTTGTTGTATTGCCCGACCTGCCGCACGGCTGCTCTGGTACAATTTTTTTTGAAAGACACAAATGGCCATCAAACTGCTATACGCGACATTTTAAGCTCCCTTCGGGACCATCGCACAGACGGTCAGATTCTGTGGGCGGCGTACGATATTCGCGCACTCATCCCCCAGAGCTACGAATTGAAAAGCTATCGCTTTGAGGCCGGTCAATACGAGCTCGATTTTGCAGAGGGCAACCAGCATGTGATCCTGTATCGTTGGTCTATGGCGTCTGTTTTACTGGCACAACAGGGTCTGGCGCAGTTGGCAAAAACGGTCGCGGATTTTGGCCGCACCGAACCGGCTGCCGGAACTATTGATGGACATGATATGATTGAGTGGAGCGCGTCGCCAACTGCTGACTGGCAGCGACGGCTGAGCCGTTTCAAACGCAAGGCATCCTATTGCTGGCTGGGGCTTTGGCATCTGAAAGCCAAAAATCGCATT
Above is a window of Desulfobacterales bacterium DNA encoding:
- a CDS encoding cobalamin-dependent protein (Presence of a B(12) (cobalamin)-binding domain implies dependence on cobalamin itself, in one of its several forms, or in some unusual lineages, dependence on a cobalamin-like analog.) → MNPAIEPITVLLVALYRYQNFPIRILHSLLEKIEGVEPHTIFFKNHYTNAVTPPTVKEEALFKEKIAELQPKMVGFSVYSPYVPIARKLTTLVKEHSSALVMWGGIHPTLSPENCLEQSDIVCIGEGEGALEDLVVCLRDGKDYHSIDNLWIRQNGMRHKNPLRPLIQNLDSVPYPAYARDAFYFIGSNNLSRKDPAIVDPILATMPARGCPFSCSYCVNSLLRPLYRGLGFYNRRRSAANVIAEMQEILTIPGNKKEQVEFHDENFGTDESWLNDFEALYPKQIGLPFKVQYNPKLIKPDLIARLKRCGLHRIKFGIESGSDYIRNQIFKRPGKNTEILKLAHQISQYDVKIRYDLIIDNPYDTEQTLKETIGLLLKLPKPLRFNLYSLQYFPEYPLTRQAIQDGHISEQEASLDHLNQKMARNWAFVPRLLPLNKKQMMNNIIWLMVCGRAKDAAVQQAVFSDGYSARVKLARLSVKAIFWGKIQALQRIMQKKS